One window from the genome of Kluyveromyces marxianus DMKU3-1042 DNA, complete genome, chromosome 3 encodes:
- the RAD4 gene encoding Rad4p: MNSNSHGGATEGGNGRLSREYFDLVRDALKEERKSKRPDRPLKRRKTQKPEVITIDSSSEEEPNANANVDDDGGDDFEFDEDEDYDSEEFEDVTTTTTAAEKDGDISITIDARTAEKPQKKGGKRKSGNGVDAKLKEYRKTFHMFVLMTYMCHSFIRNKWCNDEKLQKKLSKLVPDEIFNNLHPPKDEQMPARSTRKLLDALRMAMQLWNKKFSVQLTSPYEYTHLYMVRWDSVVKHECKPVSFKQFKKFFSKMRGPCNISVQGFVTMMRGCGLNARLLHNIQPPDFTDAKKYEKRVSWRLENECLKYPIYWCEVWDKFAKQWITIDVVGQEIIEQVRTKSKLEAIGRKNLEFNMMRYVISYDRKLGCKDVSRRYISHLQNKVRKKRITRDPGLRDWYSQVINTLNKRSRNRTDDYEDEYFALRDEQEGIPDNLQDMKNHPFYVLEKDLRANQVLKPNAQHCGFLRLRNKENSLLKVYSRKDVISCYSARHWYMQGRVLKTGAKHMLTHRVKAAMPDEDEEEERLYPIDQTEYFIPKQVGEDSKIPTNAYGNIDVYKPWMIPIGCCLVENPNSIKAASFLRVPFAKAVTGFKFESGRRVKPKITGVVVENEYVDALIAVIDHIEEYNADVARHELEIEALNGWSLLLTKLRIKSRLVDQHGVVQDEEEEQIAHQNSNTSSTSASDEEETQFEAGGFLLDSTAEPGGFLPEPEDAPEPEPEPEPETNYRPEPDAGHTTSEHESTQHPNESVNNIEDYEQFLQEVGSDYESEDAGDDSSFEYESE; this comes from the coding sequence ATGAACTCGAATAGTCATGGTGGTGCTACTGAGGGTGGGAACGGCCGTTTGTCTCGAGAGTACTTTGACTTGGTACGAGATGCCTTAAAAGAAGAGCGAAAGAGCAAGCGTCCTGATCGGCCTTTAAAACGgagaaaaacacaaaaaccAGAGGTGATAACTATTGACTCGTCTagcgaagaagaaccaaatgcaaatgcaaatgttgatgatgatggtggtgatgactttgaatttgatgaggatgaggattATGACAGTGAAGAATTTGAGGATGtaactactactactactgcaGCAGAGAAAGACGGTGACATATCTATCACTATCGATGCTAGGACAGCAGAGAAGCCACAGAAAAAGGGTGGGAAACGAAAGAGTGGTAATGGTGTTGATGCTAAGCTCAAAGAATACCGCAAGACGTTTCATATGTTTGTGTTGATGACTTATATGTGCCATAGTTTCATTAGAAATAAATGGTGCAACGATGAAAAACTGCAGAAGAAGCTTTCAAAACTAGTTCCTGACGAGATATTCAACAACCTTCACCCACCTAAAGATGAACAAATGCCTGCAAGAAGTACCCGGAAACTTCTAGATGCGCTACGAATGGCAATGCAGCTGTGGAATAAGAAGTTCAGTGTTCAGTTAACGTCGCCTTATGAGTATACACACTTGTATATGGTACGATGGGATTCTGTAGTGAAACATGAATGTAAGCCAGTGTCTTTTAAACAGTTTAAgaagttcttttcaaagatgcGCGGCCCATGCAATATAAGTGTTCAGGGGTTTGTCACAATGATGCGAGGCTGCGGCTTAAATGCTCGCCTCCTTCACAATATACAGCCGCCAGACTTTACGGATGCCAAAAAGTATGAAAAGCGCGTATCGTGGAGGTTAGAGAACGAATGCTTGAAATACCCTATATATTGGTGTGAAGTTTGGGACAAATTCGCAAAGCAATGGATAACTATTGACGTTGTCGGACAAGAAATTATTGAACAGGTTCGCACTAAGTCTAAACTTGAGGCTATAGGTCGCAAAAACCTAGAGTTCAATATGATGAGGTATGTGATATCTTATGATAGAAAGCTAGGTTGTAAAGATGTTTCACGGAGATACATCTCTCATTTGCAGAACAAGGTACGGAAAAAGCGAATTACAAGAGACCCAGGCCTTCGTGATTGGTACAGTCAAGTAATTAATACTTTAAACAAACGGAGCAGAAATAGGACAGATGACTACGAGGATGAATATTTTGCACTAAGAGATGAGCAAGAAGGTATTCCCGATAACTTACAGGATATGAAAAACCATCCATTCTATGTCTTGGAAAAAGATTTAAGGGCCAATCAAGTTCTAAAGCCGAACGCTCAACATTGTGGTTTTCTTCGTCTAAGAAATAAGGAAAACTCGTTATTGAAGGTTTACTCGCGTAAGGATGTCATATCATGCTATAGCGCTAGACACTGGTACATGCAAGGAAGGGTGTTGAAAACAGGGGCCAAGCATATGCTAACACATCGGGTCAAGGCAGCTATGCCagacgaagatgaagaggaagaacgGTTATACCCAATCGATCAAACGGAATACTTTATTCCTAAACAAGTTGGAGAGGATTCCAAAATTCCTACAAATGCTTATGGAAATATCGATGTTTATAAACCATGGATGATTCCAATAGGTTGCTGCCTTGTTGAAAACCCAAACTCTATAAAAGCAGCAAGCTTTTTACGTGTTCCATTTGCCAAAGCAGTTACTGGGTTCAAATTTGAAtcaggaagaagagtaaaACCAAAGATTACTGGGGTGGTTGTAGAGAATGAATATGTTGATGCCTTAATAGCAGTTATTGACCACATCGAAGAGTACAATGCCGATGTAGCTAGGCATGAACTAGAGATCGAAGCTCTCAACGGGTGGTCATTACTATTAACTAAGTTGCGTATAAAGAGCAGACTAGTGGATCAACATGGTGTAGTTcaagacgaagaagaagagcaaatCGCTCATCAAAACTCGAATACTTCATCAACCAGTGCTTCTGACGAGGAAGAAACACAGTTTGAAGCTGGTGGATTTCTTCTGGACTCCACAGCCGAACCTGGCGGGTTTTTACCAGAACCTGAGGATGCACCAGAGCCcgaaccagaaccagaaccagaaacaaATTATAGGCCTGAGCCTGATGCT